The following proteins are encoded in a genomic region of Ostrea edulis chromosome 7, xbOstEdul1.1, whole genome shotgun sequence:
- the LOC125663572 gene encoding uncharacterized protein LOC125663572: MKIPYEVLCIVSITTLVLPQPQPSTSSVLRNVEILADVINKGDYLTVEKIVVSIITPFLNVFTSVIRQIFDGTESPEIKYLRQLSERLVRRFDVVEDQFSHHINTLVNCSVVEVSYLTLESKIHAVSHEFRRLFQVPSSGISEQKKIFINNYENDYLSSGSKLFAGFMIDDGTASQGLIRPTMKFTDNNRRAMGEVMLGILKLLLIAAEVELGYLGIKGYDNIASFYSQQWRVRIERVQEKMKTIDEELKNAYYGQSLKDIDRFALDNNLLSNQNFSERLYHKLSRKYFWRNWLVVTSTHTEGRHDAHSRVCTGVIKSVHSKDIVVDSVDHEKPYFNIGEVKLLQSSLQSTCENTTRYISCHHGCTGHCRKQPVRRCGTYVNYNDADDIFNWFSTVRTSCSPYSSVGIIATDKQAAYHASPVGGSSNRLFVSDLGIHCKYKVHFFG, encoded by the coding sequence ATGAAGATTCCATACGAAGTCCTCTGCATAGTCTCCATTACTACATTGGTTCTTCCTCAGCCGCAACCATCTACCAGCAGTGTCCTCCGCAACGTTGAAATATTGGCCGATGTTATCAACAAAGGGGATTACCTTACCGTGGAGAAAATTGTAGTATCGATAATAACGCCATTTCTGAATGTTTTCACATCTGTTATTAGGCAGATTTTCGATGGTACTGAATCTCCAGAAATTAAATACCTTCGACAACTGTCAGAGAGACTAGTTAGAAGGTTTGATGTAGTTGAAGACCAATTTTCACACCATATCAATACATTGGTCAATTGTTCCGTAGTTGAAGTATCTTACTTAACCCTTGAAAGTAAGATTCACGCCGTATCTCATGAATTCAGACGTTTATTCCAAGTCCCTTCTTCAGGTATTAGTGaacagaagaagatttttatcaataattatgaaaatgattatttaaGCAGTGGGTCCAAACTCTTTGCGGGATTTATGATTGATGATGGCACAGCTAGCCAGGGTTTGATACGACCGACAATGAAGTTCACGGACAACAATAGAAGAGCGATGGGGGAGGTTATGCTTGGGATACTGAAACTACTGCTAATTGCTGCTGAAGTAGAACTGGGGTACTTAGGAATTAAGGGATATGATAATATTGCTTCTTTCTACAGTCAACAGTGGCGCGTGCGCATTGAACGGGTtcaagaaaaaatgaaaacaatagaCGAAGAATTGAAAAATGCATACTACGGACAATCGCTGAAAGATATTGATAGATTTGCACTTGATAATAATTTACTCAGCAATCAAAACTTCAGTGAACGTCTGTATCATAAACTTTCTAGAAAGTATTTTTGGCGGAATTGGTTAGTGGTTACATCAACACACACTGAAGGGCGCCATGATGCTCACTCTCGGGTCTGCACAGGAGTTATAAAATCAGTTCATTCAAAAGACATTGTGGTGGATAGTGTTGATCATGAAAAACCCTATTTCAATATCGGTGAAGTAAAATTATTGCAATCATCATTACAGAGTACATGTGAAAATACAACACGTTATATTTCATGTCATCATGGGTGTACTGGTCATTGTAGAAAACAGCCCGTGCGCCGCTGTGGAACGTACGTAAATTATAATGATGCTGATGATATCTTTAACTGGTTTAGTACTGTCCGCACATCTTGCTCACCTTATTCTTCTGTGGGTATCATcgcaactgacaaacaagcgGCGTATCATGCAAGTCCAGTTGGTGGTTCATCAAACAGGCTTTTTGTCAGTGATTTAGGAATACACTGCAAATACAAGGTTCATTTCTTTGGTTAA